A region of Gracilinanus agilis isolate LMUSP501 chromosome 3, AgileGrace, whole genome shotgun sequence DNA encodes the following proteins:
- the ACTRT2 gene encoding actin-related protein T2, with protein sequence MIASEISEIPSAIFDNGSGLCKVGISGEQNPRFIQATVLGYPQSINPMARTWKKAYYIGQEARDKRSILTLNHPIQHGVVTSWDDMEKIWEHLYKDGLRETPKQRPVLLTEAPLNPPENRTKMVEIFFETFQVPALYVALQGLMALYATGKSTGVVLECGDGVTAVIPIYQGRCLFQSIARSDFAGGDVTNYLAGLFLEKGISLMNSGSKDIITDIKERLCYIIPDPQERMKGGNTDCSIYNYILPDGKSMQIGDELFQVPECLFQPSKAGSSAPGIHTLVTESVMKSSHHFQKDLLRNLILSGGSTLCPGLKRRLWREIQSLMNGSLQVNITAPSDRLLSVWIGASVITSLSTFQQMWMSSSAYNEFGPSAMQNCFW encoded by the coding sequence ATGATAGCCTCTGAAATATCTGAAATACCATCTGCCATCTTCGACAATGGATCAGGGTTATGTAAAGTAGGCATATCAGGAGAGCAGAATCCCCGATTCATCCAGGCTACAGTCTTAGGTTATCCCCAAAGTATCAACCCCATGGCAAGAACATGGAAGAAGGCATATTATATTGGGCAAGAAGCCCGAGATAAAAGAAGTATCCTCACATTGAACCACCCAATACAACATGGGGTTGTCACCTCCTGGGATGATATGGAAAAGATCTGGGAACATCTGTACAAAGATGGTCTCAGAGAGACCCCCAAGCAGAGACCGGTGCTCCTAACAGAAGCGCCTCTGAATCCCCCAGAGAACCGAACCAAGATGGTAGAGattttctttgagactttccAAGTGCCCGCCCTCTACGTGGCTCTCCAAGGTCTCATGGCACTGTATGCCACAGGGAAAAGCACAGGCGTTGTTTTGGAATGTGGGGACGGTGTAACTGCCGTCATCCCCATCTACCAGGGCCGCTGCCTGTTCCAAAGCATAGCCAGGTCTGATTTTGCAGGGGGGGATGTCACAAACTACCTGGCTGGGTTATTCTTGGAGAAAGGTATTTCCCTGATGAACTCGGGCAGCAAGGACATCATAACTGATATCAAAGAAAGGCTATGCTATATCATACCTGATCCCCAGGAGCGGATGAAAGGGGGAAACACAGACTGTTCCATATATAACTACATCCTTCCTGATGGCAAGTCCATGCAAATTGGGGATGAGCTGTTCCAAGTTCCAGAGTGTCTCTTTCAGCCCTCGAAGGCCGGTTCCTCAGCTCCCGGAATCCACACATTAGTCACCGAAAGTGTAATGAAAAGCAGCCACCATTTCCAGAAAGACCTTCTGAGGAACCTGATCCTGTCTGGGGGCTCCACCCTGTGCCCAGGGTTGAAGAGGAGACTCTGGAGGGAGATACAGTCCCTCATGAACGGATCCCTACAGGTCAACATCACGGCCCCCAGTGACCGCCTCCTTTCCGTGTGGATTGGTGCTTCTGTCATCACGAGCCTGTCAACTTTTCAGCAGATGTGGATGTCCAGCTCAGCCTACAATGAGTTTGGCCCCTCTGCAATGCAGAATTGCTTCTGGTGA